Genomic window (Flavobacteriales bacterium):
GCGCTGGATTATTCGTACAGCCACAGCAGTTTGTGGGAAATGGTGAAGAAGCGCTCCGGCTGGCTGGTTGTGCTGTTCATCGGTGAGAGCTTTACGGCCACCGCGATGAGCTTCTTCGAGGACCAGATCGCCAAAGCGGTGATATTGGCGCTCTTCGTGCCCTTGATCATCTCCAGCGGGGGCAACACCGGCTCCCAGGCCAGCACGCTCATCATCCGGGCGCTCGCATTGGGCGACATCAGCACTTCGGAATGGTGGCGCATCGTGCGCCGCGAAAGCAGTGTGGGCCTTATCCTCGGCGTCATTCTGGCGGTGATCGGCTTTGGGCGCGTGGCCATCTGGAGCCAGTTCACAGATCTGTACGGTCCTCATTGGTTACCGGTGGCGATGGTCGTCTCCATCACTTTGTTGGGGGTGGTGCTCTGGGGCAATCTCATGGGTTCCTTGTTCCCTTTGGTACTGAAACGTCTCGGATTGGATCCCGCCACCTCCTCGGCACCGTTCGTGGCCACGGTGGTGGACGTCACCGGGCTGGTGATCTATTTCAGCATCGCCTCGCTCTTCCTCCGGGATATCCTGCTATGAAGATCAACTTCGTCGACAGTGTGCATCCGGTCCTTAGCACACGGCTGACCGTGGCGGGCCATACCTGCGAAGACCTAAGTGAATTCATTGGAGAGGAGCTGTTCGCACAACTGCACGACTCCCAAGGTCTGGTGGTGCGCAGCCGGGTGCTGGACGCGGCCACACTGGCCCATGCGCCGAAGCTGAAGTTCATCGCGCGCTGCGGTGCGGGCATGGAGAACATCGACCGGGCGTATTGCGCCGACCGCGGCATCCGTCTGTACAGCTCGCCGGAGGGCAACCGCGGTGCCGTGGCCGAACACGCCGTGGGCATGTTGCTGGCACTGATGAACAAGCTGCCCACGGCGGACCGTGAAGTGCGCCAAGGCATCTGGGACCGCAAGTCCAATTCCGGGAGCGAACTGGGCGGAAACAACGTGGGCATCATCGGTTTCGGGCAGATGGGCTCGGCTTTCGCGCAGCGCCTGCAAGGCTTTGACGTGAACGTGCTGGCCTACGACAAATACCGCGAAGGCTTTGGCAATGAGCAAGTGGAAGAGGTCGATCTGGACGAATTGTTGGAGCGCTGCGCCGTGATCAGCCTGCACCTGCCGCTCACGGCGGAGACGGAGCATTATGCTGACGCGGCCTTCTTCGCGCGCTGCGAAAAACCGGTGTGGTTCATCAACACCGCCCGGGGGCCGCTGGTGGACACCGCCGCCTTGTTGAATGCCATTGATTCCGAGAAGGTACGCGGCGCGTGTTTGGACGTGCTGGAATTCGAGGAGCGCACGCTCTTGGGCCTGAACGCGGAACAGGAGGACCCGGTCCTGAAGCGTCTCTACGCAAATGAGAAGGTGCTGCTTTCTCCCCACGTGGCGGGCCTCACGGCGGAGAGCTACTTCAAGCTGGCAAACGTGCTGGCGGACAAGATCCTGAACGACTTCGCGGACAGGAAGCTCTAGTTCCCTCAACGATCTCCCGTAGGGGATCCTGAGGACACGAGGGCATCAACGTCCACTCCGTGGGACGTTGATGGAACTAATGCGCGAAGGTCCTTGCTGGAACCTTGACTACTCTACCTTGGCGGCCACAACGATGACCAACACCACCCAGGTCCACGGCCACCGCGGCTGCGACGATGCCGTACCGGCGAACACCATTCCCGCCTTTCTGCTCGCCGCCGCCACCGGATGCCAATGGTTGGAGATGGACGTGGTGATCACCGGCGACGATCATGTGCTGGTGAGCCACGAGGCATGGATCGACCATCACACCTGCCGCGATCCGGAAGGGCGTGCGCTCAGCGAGGAAGAAGGGCGCGCGATCAACATCTTCGAACTCCCGCTCTTGGAAGTCCAGCGCTTCGGCTGTGTCCCGGCGCACCGTGCTGAAGAACACGCGCCACCTTGGGCCGGTTGGCACAAACCCACGCTCGCCGAAGTTGTCATCGCCGTGGGCGCTTCTTCGGCGGAACGGAAAGCCAGTGCGCCGTCCTTCAACATCGAGATCAAGAGCGAGCCG
Coding sequences:
- a CDS encoding phosphoglycerate dehydrogenase — translated: MKINFVDSVHPVLSTRLTVAGHTCEDLSEFIGEELFAQLHDSQGLVVRSRVLDAATLAHAPKLKFIARCGAGMENIDRAYCADRGIRLYSSPEGNRGAVAEHAVGMLLALMNKLPTADREVRQGIWDRKSNSGSELGGNNVGIIGFGQMGSAFAQRLQGFDVNVLAYDKYREGFGNEQVEEVDLDELLERCAVISLHLPLTAETEHYADAAFFARCEKPVWFINTARGPLVDTAALLNAIDSEKVRGACLDVLEFEERTLLGLNAEQEDPVLKRLYANEKVLLSPHVAGLTAESYFKLANVLADKILNDFADRKL
- a CDS encoding glycerophosphodiester phosphodiesterase produces the protein MTNTTQVHGHRGCDDAVPANTIPAFLLAAATGCQWLEMDVVITGDDHVLVSHEAWIDHHTCRDPEGRALSEEEGRAINIFELPLLEVQRFGCVPAHRAEEHAPPWAGWHKPTLAEVVIAVGASSAERKASAPSFNIEIKSEPLIYGTFQPPPERFAELVLRDVIALGITDRCLVQSFDIAILEAMHALAPDLPLALLVENADGVESNLRRLSFTPRYYSPAYSIANARMAGELREKGIGLLVWTVNDMADMCRMLDLEVDGLITDKPREAMALIASRQ